In the genome of Panulirus ornatus isolate Po-2019 chromosome 7, ASM3632096v1, whole genome shotgun sequence, the window TGGGGTCAGTAATTTGTTTACAGAGGTTGGCCGTCTCCTCCTCCAGTTTCCTTAAGCATTTCTGCACAGAGAATTTGTTGCTGTCAGCCTCTTTACAAGCAGTACGTAACAAGTCCTCGGGCAGGTTTATGTTCAGTATCTTTCCCTTTTTCCGTAACAACTCATGAGCTTGGATGTCCTCACCTGCCTCGTTCTGGATATGGAGGGCGTCTTCATAAGCCAGCAATGGCAGCTTACTGTTCCTGCAAACCTCATCATATTTGACCATCATTTCTGATGGACTCAGTCCAATAAGGCACTTAGTCATCGTTGTGAGTCCCTTATGTGACATAAAAGCCAAGATGTACTCGAAGGACTTCTTCTGGCCAGCCAGAGCAGCCAGGTGGGCTGCTGTGAACCCTCCCACCGTCAGCAGTTCGAGGTCAGCACCACAGTGCAGCAAGTACTCCGTCACGTTCATCTGGCCGTGTGTCGCAGATACATGTAGCATCGTACATGAGGAACATCTCTCCACCACTTGGTTAATGTCCAGGCTGGCACACTTGTTCACTAGTGTGTGGAGGAGTACGACCAGCCCATGCTTCGATACCAGGTATAAAAGTTTGTCACTGGGCTTTTTGCATCCCAGTCTGATCTTGTTCTGCTAAATGATTGTTCATaaattctttcatttcctttaatGATGTTTGCATCGATGTCTTCATGTCCTCATCACTCTCACTGGAGCAGAGGTTTTCAAGAAGATGGTATTCACTTAGCCAGTGATATCCGAGCTGCCGAAGAGGCCAAGCTTCCAGgcagagtgagtcacaggggaagGGAATCAGCTTCAAGTCCCGGTAGAGCACGTGCTGTGTGTCGATGTTCCTTTGCGAGACGGCACTCTGGAAGGGCCTGTCCTCCCCTGGCAGTGACTGGAGGTAGACGTCCTCCAGGCCCAGAACCTGGCACGTCACAGATAGTCCCAGCTCAGCGGCTTGAGTGAGAAGACGGCGAGCCTCCTTCACTCTCTCGCTCGGGTCTCTCTTCGTAAATATCCACTTGGCTTTGCTGCCTACGTCCGTCACCTGCAAGATGTAGTCGCTGATGCCTCGCCTCAAGGCGCTCAGCGATCCATCACCATCGGGTACGTTCAGTAACTCGTCTTCCAGATGCTCACAACACGCCTGAGGATAAACAATAAATGAATTACACAAAGAACATATATGTCTATCTTGCTGTCAGTTACAGTGCTCCGAAACTTTGACCGCTTCATTTGTCTTGGCTCAGACCAGTCATAGCACGTCACTCCCCATATACTACATtagtccaattcattctatctcacGCAAATCTCTCACAAGCCTGAATGTTCAAGCTCCAGAACCTCAAACCCCCTTCAtaatcatccttccacatccttcaaatcccTTTCCTCCTCTGGTCTCTCTACTTACAACATAcagatcctctttttcaatctctcttcgctcatcctctctatatgtccgtACCATTTGAACAAACTCAggtcaacatactgtcctcagagaTTATATTTCCAACACGTCTCACCCTTTTCCGTTCTTTTGCAGCCAAACTACTCTGCCAAGACTAAACAGTACGCATCTTTATGCATCCTCATCTTTACCCTAACATTCGATTGCCAGGTTCAGCGAGTGTCATACCTTACGCATGAGGGCTGGGAAGACTGCAGGGAGCCCGCGTGTGGTGTGAGCTGCCTCTAACGGGCGTGATGCCTTCACTTGACGGGCTACACAGAGGCGCCCCGGCACACAATAGTAGCATCGCAGCATCTCGTTGGCTGTGTCGGATGGCCTCCAGCAGTGGGTGGGTACGAGCACCTCCTGCGGGTAAGAGGGGCATTCCGCCATCTAGCAGTTCCCGCAAGTAGGCTGTGTCTCCCTGCTGAGCCgcccgcaccacctcctcctgctgacctgctGCCTGCTCCACGTCCACCTCCCCAAGCTCTCGACATTTCTACCAGAGAAATAGATTTCTGTGATGAGACAAATGTAGACATATACGTACCTTCAGGCATCTTGTAAGTACTAAATAACTGTTTGATAATCACTATAGAAAACATTACTTGTGTAGTAaccaaaatcaaaattaacattttaTGGCCAGGGTGTAATGAATTCCGTTCTCAAGTATGGGAGCCCGAGCTGTGGTAGCGCGTTGTGGCAATCATCTACCCTCAGACAAGAGCCCAGGGATGAAAGTAATATATTCCATATTATTCTCAGGACATCTTTATCATCGGTGGCCGCTCTGCAGCAACACAAcaacttccaggttctcttcattGTCACTAATGGTTCagtagggaagggggaggggggctacaTAACTAATCACTATATCGTCCTCCCTCCTTGTTTCGTTATCTGCAATTCTGTGAAAAAGGGAAACAGTTGCTTGTTTTTACGTTGATGATAAGACTGATACGTCACGGAGGCGATAAAGACTTCGAAAATGCTATATTCAGTCGACACTGGGAGACGGACGGTCCTGTACGTGGTGAAAATTGAATACACTCATACGCTgtcgactcaacactacattctccACACCCTTTCaatcttctccctcttctctcactcgatctgcatctcgttccTACACAAcatggacaagatatctcagtgaggttgacgaaatctggttaaattTAATGCCTTTAAGACCCATTTTTTGCCCATCTACTATCGAAGATtcccaacaactttcctctctccttcgacttAGTCTTCAACTCCATCTAAATTCTAACTCTATGAACATACTTGGTCTTAAGATACAAACCCCACAGTACGGAAATAAAACTGgaagttctgtttagatgtcgaaaatctcttttcttctgaacagttgctccgattatacaaaggattgatctgtccttgtatggagtactgctctcacatctggggtggttctagctctgcatccttacctgacagagcTGAGTCAAAAGCGGCCCGACTTACCAACTCtccaaggctaacttccaaacttgacctccgtgccctacgccgcaatgttggttcactttccctcttctacaggtattactttggtttttgctcccgagagctggctgcttgtgtacccccaccactagctagataaagcaatattcggcaagccgctgcgttacatgattattctgtggccatcggcaactcgagTATAGGCCGTTTTGAAACCTGCTTCTTTTCCTGCACGTCGAAGTTGTGGAACTTCTCTGCCCTCTGTGCCCTAGCACTTAAAAATTCGTAATTACTCCTCCTTTTCTCTTACATTAACCTCTCAAAATTTCAATAGAGGCCGTGCTTAATGTGGACCGCTCACCTCTTCCAGGAAACTGGCCAGTTCGTGGTTGTGAGCCTCCCTAGCCAGCTGGTGAGGCAGACGCCCCTTGTGGTCGGGTATCCTTGGATCACAGCCGTAGGAGGTCAGGAACCGTGCCACGGCCAGCCAGGCGTCAGCAAGGATCCATTCCTTTCCGTCCCATATGATGTCTTGGACGTCGGCTGTTCGTGGGTGTTGCGACAGCTCGTGGAGCGCAGTGCGACCTGGAACAAGAGTGAGAAACGTTTGTAAACATCGTTTGTCTGCCGTCTGGTGCATCAGTATGCCATCAGGTATGTCTGTATACATGAATTCAGCACACCATGAGGTATATCTATCCATCCGAGCGTCAGCATGCCATGAGGTATATCTATATACCCGAGCGTCAGCATACCTTcagttatatgtatatacccgAGCTGTAGCATACCATCAAGTATATCTATATAACCGAAGGCTGAACATACcataaggtaaatatatatacccgAGAACGTACGTACAGTATCAGGTATATCTTTATGCACAAACGTCAGGATACCATCAAGTATATCTATACGTATACCAGAGCGTGGATATACCATGTGGAATATCTATACGACCAGAGGAACACATGAACGCACCGCAGTGGTCCACAGCGTTGACGTGATGCTCGTGGTTGGCGAAGAACTCCTTCATGTGCTGGGGTTGCCATGAAGGCTGGCCGTCCATGGCGGATATGCTGGCCATGCAGTGCAGGAGGGAGCGACCCCGACGGTCCCTGACGGTGCCAGGAAGTTGGTGCTGCTCCAAGAGGGCTCGGACTCCCTGCTCGTGCGTGTACATACCACACTCAGCAGCCACGAACACCGCCTTCAACGCCTTCTCCAGTTCCTGTCGTGTCAAGGTATATTGTGTCAACAACACGACTAGTGAAACATGTCCTCCCTACAGTGATCACATTCGTATCTAAACAGTTTCGTTTtgggatgaagtggaaaagttCCCATACTTTCAGGGAGGTTTAGTTGAATCAATCACAGATCAATTGTGATTCATTCTATCCAAGTTCTAAGGGGAAagttcctccagcctctcccagTAAAACATGAACTTGAGCGAAAATTAAGTTACGAGAGAAGACTCCAGTCTACGTTCAACAGCTGGTCTTCATAcaactctcactcacacacacggaTGTATTCTGTCATCATCAGCTATATTCCCATCTCCACTGAGGATAGACTATTTATATCATAGCCTTTGAAATGCaccccatctacacacacacacacacacacacacacacacacacacacacgtacatgtaagACTGACTTGATGACATCATCTGTGGGGAGGCCTGGCTCCTCCTTCTTGTGTTGGGTGAAGACGCGCAAGACGTCCTTGTTGCCAGCGAGGTGGGCGTCCATGACAGGGGTGGTGTGGCGTCCTTTCTCCACCAGGTCCGGCCGGTGGAGACCTCCGTCCAACAGCTCCTCCACAACCTCCGTCTTTCCCTCCAACACCGCCTCCCACAGTgtcggctcctcctccacctcctcctgtacacacacacaaacatacgctaagggtcaggtcaaaggccaggccatcatacccaaagatcAACTGATGTGGTCAAGTGTCGCACCATCggactcaaagggtcgtaccgtcgtgctcaaagggttgtaccgtcgcgctcaaaaggtcgtaccgtcgtgctcaaagggtcgtaccgtcgtgctcaaagagttgtaccgtcgtgctcaaaagatcgtaccgtcgcgctcaaaaggtcgtaccgtcgtgctcaaagggtcctaccgtcgtgctcaaagggtcgtaccgtcgagctcaaagggtcgtaccgtcgtgctcaaagggttgtaccgtcgtgttcatagggttgtaccgtcgtgctcaaagggttagaAAAAAAGGATAATTCTGGCCTCGAGGGTAAAACTAAAGCAGATATTGACGTCTGCTCACGACCACTCGGTTCGTTCACTTCCAAACATAGTGAATCACAGGAAACAATTCACCCAAGATCGAATCACTCAACACTGTCTCACTGACTTACTGCATAACCTGAGTGATGTAGGTAGAAACCCAGGACAAATTGATCTCACTGACTTACTGCATAACCTGAGTGATGTAGGTAGAAACCCAGGACAAATTGAGCTGGATAATGATTGGAATGTTAGGTCCACAAACACTGTGAAAAATGAATCAAGTTTACATTTAGAAATCCGGCTCTCATTGGTTCTTGAGTTCATAATGGTTAGATTGCCAGTGCTTTGGTGATATGTTTATGGCTGTATAATTGAGAGTAGACCAGTCAGGGATTCCTCGTTACTATTTTGCCAGTGATCAGGAAAGACCTGTTCTTGGCCACGACGTTCTTGTACCGTGACGATAACAAAATATTTAAGAATGTTAAAAACAAACTCACAGGTAAGAAGGGTTACAGTAAGAATGAAATAATTTAGAATTGAATAGAAACCCATCATCTGGAACACGCatcacgttcatatatatatatatatatatatatatatatatatatatatatatatatatatatattttttttttttttttatttttttttttaactattcgccatatcccgcattagcgaggtagcgctaagaacagaggactgggccttttttggaatatcctcacctggccccctctgttccttcttttggaaaatatatatatatatatatatatatatatatatatatatatatatatatatatatatatatatatatatatatatatatatatattttctttttttcatactattcgccatttcccgcgttagcgaggtagcgctaagaacagacgacttggcctttgagggaatatcctcatctggcccccttctctgttccttctttggaaaaattaaaaaaaacgagaggggaggatttccagccccccgctcccttcccttttagtcgccttctacgacacgcagggaatacgtgggaagtactctttctcccctatccccagggatatatatatatatatatatatggctcagatAGCATACCTCCTTAGGTTCTACTGAAATGTGCCTCTGAGTTTGCACAGATCCTTGTTCACCTATTTCGTCTCCTgtgtaaaacaaacaaacaaacaaactttctcttcctcttggAAGCCCGCCAATTTGTGCAGTCCATCCCAGAGAAAGGAGACTATCCTAATATCTTCTTTCTATCGCCTTCATTACTCTCACTTCTGCTATTTCTAAAGTCTCTGAAACGCGTTTATTGTCTCATACACTTAAGGAGTCCCACATCCACACTGATATGCACTGACTGTCAGAAGATCAGACTTACCAATATGATATTATCCTTATTGTCATATTCTGCATCATCCTCCTCAATGAAGGCTCTGAATTCCTGTGCTATCTGGTCGTGGAAGGTCAGCCGAGTCAATCTTTTCTGCCAAGTGATATTACATTAAAATAAGTTGAATAGGAAAGAAATCTGGAACATCACCCATGGATTTCCTCCAAAGATAAAAAGCGGTCAAGCAAGGCGTGAGGCGGCATTCGCAATGAAAAATGCTTAAGAGAAACGGGACATAGTCAGAGAAAACGGAAGGGAAAACAGAGAGTGAAAGTATGGGAGACTTATTCAAGTGGTTAACTACCGTAAGGACGCAGGGAAGCTGAACTTTAAAACAGAGAAGGGAAAAGCCCAGCCGGTAACATATTTTCATGAAATCTACAACGAAGGACAGAGAGAAATTAGGACaaatgaaagtgaattacaaGCGGTGGTTTTACAAGTGATGTCAGAAGGATTACGAATAagatacttgatatatatatatatatatatatatatatatatatatatatatatatatatatatatatatatatatatatatatatatatatgaacaactaGGCCATAACGCAATGGAAAATGAAGGAAGGTGGTGAAGAAGATGCAGAGCCCATGGAAGATAGTGGTACGAACGGGATGTTGAGGTTGTAACGGTGAAGTGGATGGTGAACATCAGAGTGAAAATGATATCGGTAATATGAAGGACAAGGATAGTGACTGTGAGAATGAAAACGTGAGCTCACTTCACCTTCGAGGGGCTGGGTCGCCAGCTGGAGAAGACCATGATGAAGATGATGCCAGCAAACACCAAAGCGATAGTGACAACAGCGGCCACATAGCCAGGCATCATTACCTGACCCTCATTTTCGTTGCCTGTTGGGTGACACAAAGGGAGACGTGACAGTTTCTCTACCAGTAGCAGCGCTATACGTTCGACTCCCGTAGAATATATGAGGGTGTCTGCACAAAGTTGGTAACCTGCCAAATCCATTTCTGTATTGGCCGTCaatattacttaaaaaaaaaaaaaaagacatcccaGGAAAGACTTCTGGCAAAATCTACGCTTTCTAGCTAATGGACTCTCATCAGAACCTTTCATTGACTTAATGTATGATAATGAACCATGGGATTTGCATATggaaagatacttttttttttttcaaagctggGCTGCAGAGGACCAACCAGGGGATATAAGCAGAAATTacgaaaaaaatactgaaaagtgatatttctatattttcagtaacaattgaaaaagaaaatagcaatTTAGTGTATATGAGAAATGCAAATGTCTTCAGAAAGAGACGATACCAGCGTATATATTTGAATAGCGGGACGATCATAGGATTATTGCTCacttcccgtatatatatatatatatatatatatatatatatatatatccctggggataggggagaaagaatacttcccacgtattccctgcgtgtcgtagaaggcgactaaaaggggagggagcggggagctggaaatcctcccctctcactttttttttttttttccaaaagaaggaacagagaaggaggccaggtgaagatattccctcaaaggcccagtcctctcttcttaaatattcttacatatttgccatttcccgctttagcgaggtagcatcaaaaacagagactcgagcctttgagggaaaatcctctgcCTGGAATCGAAGCCGGAATTAACGGTTTAGAGATCGTGTGTGATATCAGTTAGTTCCCCCGGCCAGGACAGACGACATTCACTGGTGACATGGAGGTtgtgacctttttttctttctatggtTTCTCAGTGTCTCTAGTGCTTGTCTTCAGAGCTGGAGTTATGATACTGATATTACACATCTATATTAATCCTACTAGCACAGGCAACAACGTTATATGACTCACATGTTACAATGTCGACTTACTTGGCTTTTAAGATAATGAAAGTGTAACGATGAGtttgtggtgaagatggtgtggtgatgatgacggttaatataagatgaagatgtagtgaagatgaggatgtggtggtgaagaTAAAGGCCTGGTCAAGGTGAAGTTCATCATTCGTAATGAAACTGGTGg includes:
- the LOC139749463 gene encoding uncharacterized protein isoform X2, with product MWPLLSLSLWCLLASSSSWSSPAGDPAPRRLTRLTFHDQIAQEFRAFIEEDDAEYDNKDNIILEEVEEEPTLWEAVLEGKTEVVEELLDGGLHRPDLVEKGRHTTPVMDAHLAGNKDVLRVFTQHKKEEPGLPTDDVIKSVLHELEKALKAVFVAAECGMYTHEQGVRALLEQHQLPGTVRDRRGRSLLHCMASISAMDGQPSWQPQHMKEFFANHEHHVNAVDHCGRTALHELSQHPRTADVQDIIWDGKEWILADAWLAVARFLTSYGCDPRIPDHKGRLPHQLAREAHNHELASFLEEKCRELGEVDVEQAAGQQEEVVRAAQQGDTAYLRELLDGGMPLLPAGGARTHPLLEAIRHSQRDAAMLLLCAGAPLCSPSSEGITPVRGSSHHTRAPCSLPSPHA
- the LOC139749463 gene encoding uncharacterized protein isoform X1, translated to MWGGEAKMVVILLVLEAAAERQTQKAGGHASREQDYILLPPAGHQYPSPSTTSQTPPPGNENEGQVMMPGYVAAVVTIALVFAGIIFIMVFSSWRPSPSKKRLTRLTFHDQIAQEFRAFIEEDDAEYDNKDNIILEEVEEEPTLWEAVLEGKTEVVEELLDGGLHRPDLVEKGRHTTPVMDAHLAGNKDVLRVFTQHKKEEPGLPTDDVIKSVLHELEKALKAVFVAAECGMYTHEQGVRALLEQHQLPGTVRDRRGRSLLHCMASISAMDGQPSWQPQHMKEFFANHEHHVNAVDHCGRTALHELSQHPRTADVQDIIWDGKEWILADAWLAVARFLTSYGCDPRIPDHKGRLPHQLAREAHNHELASFLEEKCRELGEVDVEQAAGQQEEVVRAAQQGDTAYLRELLDGGMPLLPAGGARTHPLLEAIRHSQRDAAMLLLCAGAPLCSPSSEGITPVRGSSHHTRAPCSLPSPHA